From the genome of Geminocystis herdmanii PCC 6308, one region includes:
- the panD gene encoding aspartate 1-decarboxylase, producing MKIVRLMHGKLHRVKVTSANVDYIGSISIDPDLMEKVGILPLEEVDIVNLNNAQRWSTYVIPGIRGSREICPNGGAALLCKTGDILIIYAYEQLDRDDIINHGHKAKVLVADENNNIADFFEQTLTYDNGEIQFQERITNSV from the coding sequence ATGAAAATTGTCCGCTTAATGCACGGTAAATTACATCGAGTCAAAGTCACTTCTGCTAATGTTGATTATATCGGTAGTATCTCGATCGATCCAGACTTAATGGAAAAAGTGGGTATTTTGCCCTTAGAGGAAGTGGATATAGTAAACTTAAACAATGCGCAAAGATGGTCAACCTATGTTATACCGGGGATTAGAGGCAGTAGAGAAATTTGCCCTAATGGTGGTGCGGCGTTATTGTGCAAAACGGGAGATATTTTGATTATCTATGCCTATGAACAACTCGATCGAGATGATATTATAAATCATGGTCATAAAGCAAAAGTGTTAGTAGCCGATGAAAATAATAACATTGCCGACTTTTTTGAACAAACTCTCACCTATGATAACGGAGAAATTCAATTTCAAGAAAGAATCACAAATAGTGTATAG
- the pyrH gene encoding UMP kinase — protein MTYQRVLLKLSGEALMGDLGYGIDPKVVADIAEDIAEVVKLNIQVAIVVGGGNIFRGVKASADGMDRATADYVGMIATVMNAMTLQDALERINVPTRVQTAIAMQEVAEPYIRRKAIRHLELGRVVIFGAGSGNPFFTTDTTAALRAAEIDAQVIFKATKVDGVYDCDPMKNPNARRYETLNYNHVLTQDLRVMDGTAIALCKENNIPIVVFNLFDRGNIIRAVKGEKVGTIVGGFCEVN, from the coding sequence ATGACTTACCAACGGGTTTTACTGAAATTAAGCGGTGAAGCATTAATGGGCGATTTGGGCTATGGCATCGATCCAAAAGTAGTTGCTGATATTGCTGAAGATATTGCCGAAGTGGTAAAATTGAATATTCAAGTTGCCATTGTGGTAGGAGGCGGTAACATTTTTAGAGGAGTGAAGGCTTCCGCCGACGGCATGGATCGTGCTACTGCTGATTATGTTGGTATGATTGCTACGGTGATGAATGCTATGACTCTACAGGATGCCCTAGAAAGAATTAATGTTCCCACTAGAGTTCAAACTGCCATCGCTATGCAGGAAGTAGCCGAACCCTATATTCGTCGTAAAGCAATACGTCATCTGGAGTTGGGGAGAGTAGTAATTTTTGGGGCTGGTTCAGGTAATCCATTTTTTACTACAGATACCACGGCGGCTTTACGCGCGGCGGAAATAGATGCGCAAGTTATTTTCAAAGCGACTAAAGTTGATGGTGTTTACGATTGTGATCCCATGAAAAACCCGAATGCTCGTCGTTATGAAACATTAAACTATAATCATGTTTTAACTCAAGATTTACGGGTTATGGATGGTACAGCTATCGCTTTGTGTAAAGAAAATAACATTCCCATTGTTGTATTTAACCTTTTCGATCGTGGTAATATTATTCGTGCCGTCAAAGGAGAAAAAGTAGGAACTATTGTAGGAGGTTTTTGTGAAGTTAACTGA
- the frr gene encoding ribosome recycling factor, with translation MQKSVEKTQQDFNTIRTGRANSSLLDKVMVEYYGAETPLKALANISTPDSTTILVQPFDRGSMNQLQKAISMSDLGLTPNNDGQVIRLNIPPLTTERRQEFVKLAGKYAEEGKVAIRNVRRDAIDKVRKQEKNSEISEDESRDLQDQIQKITDKFTAKIDEILAVKEKELTNI, from the coding sequence ATGCAAAAAAGTGTTGAAAAAACACAACAGGATTTTAATACCATTCGTACGGGGAGAGCTAATTCTAGTTTACTAGATAAGGTGATGGTAGAATATTATGGAGCAGAAACTCCTTTAAAAGCCTTAGCTAATATTAGTACACCCGATTCTACTACTATATTGGTTCAACCCTTTGACAGAGGCAGTATGAATCAATTACAAAAGGCGATTTCTATGTCTGATTTGGGATTAACTCCTAATAATGATGGGCAAGTAATTCGTTTGAATATTCCTCCTTTAACCACCGAACGCCGTCAAGAATTTGTTAAACTTGCAGGTAAGTACGCAGAAGAAGGAAAAGTCGCTATTCGCAATGTGCGCCGAGATGCCATCGATAAAGTGCGTAAACAGGAGAAAAACAGCGAAATATCTGAGGATGAATCACGAGATTTACAAGATCAAATCCAAAAAATTACCGATAAATTTACAGCCAAAATTGATGAAATTTTAGCGGTTAAAGAGAAGGAATTAACCAATATTTAG
- the cbiM gene encoding cobalt transporter CbiM has translation MHIPDGILPPVVAISSYGITGGITWFCLRQISKQSNYEEQIPKASLLTAAFFVSSLIHIPVPPFSIHLVLNGILGLVLGYFAFPAILIGLFFQAVFFQHGGLSTLGINAIIMGIPSIVAYYLWSLRKLSLFNNSISKNILTFFVGSIAVFLSALIFVFITLNTISSEFNIDTEKTAILTSLIGYGIQAIIEGILTVMLVNFFAKVKPEILDIDQSNRRQEIS, from the coding sequence ATGCACATTCCCGATGGAATTTTACCTCCCGTAGTAGCTATTTCTAGTTATGGTATCACTGGAGGAATAACTTGGTTTTGTTTACGACAAATTAGCAAACAATCGAATTATGAAGAGCAAATACCGAAGGCTTCTTTGTTAACGGCGGCTTTTTTTGTTTCTTCCTTGATTCATATTCCTGTTCCTCCTTTTAGTATTCATTTAGTATTAAATGGTATTTTGGGCTTGGTGTTGGGTTATTTTGCTTTTCCAGCCATTCTCATTGGCTTATTTTTTCAAGCTGTATTTTTTCAACATGGGGGTTTATCCACTCTCGGTATAAATGCGATTATTATGGGTATTCCTTCTATCGTGGCTTATTATCTTTGGAGTCTCAGAAAATTGTCTTTATTTAATAATTCTATTAGTAAAAATATTTTAACTTTTTTTGTCGGTTCGATCGCTGTGTTTTTATCTGCTCTAATTTTTGTGTTTATTACCTTAAATACTATTTCATCAGAGTTTAATATTGACACTGAAAAAACAGCTATTTTAACCTCTTTAATTGGTTATGGTATTCAGGCAATTATCGAAGGAATTTTAACAGTGATGTTAGTTAATTTTTTCGCAAAAGTAAAGCCAGAAATATTAGATATTGATCAAAGCAATAGAAGGCAAGAAATAAGTTAA
- the rfbC gene encoding dTDP-4-dehydrorhamnose 3,5-epimerase — MKVTATKIPEILIIEPQVFTDDRGFFFESFHDKSFQEKTGLNINFVQDNHSRSNQNVLRGLHYQIQQPQAKLVRVVSGEILDIGVDIRQSSPTFKQWVGVILSAENKKQLFIPEGFAHGFFVLSKTADVLYKTNNFYQGKFDRSIRWNDPDIGINWHSNKTPILSEKDQNAPFLKEAEIFD; from the coding sequence ATGAAAGTAACTGCTACTAAAATTCCCGAAATTTTAATAATTGAACCTCAAGTATTTACCGACGATCGAGGTTTTTTCTTTGAGAGTTTTCATGATAAATCTTTTCAAGAAAAAACAGGATTAAATATCAATTTTGTCCAAGATAATCACTCTCGATCGAACCAAAATGTATTAAGAGGATTACACTATCAAATTCAACAACCTCAAGCAAAATTAGTGAGAGTTGTCTCAGGAGAAATTCTTGATATTGGGGTAGATATTCGTCAATCTTCTCCGACATTTAAACAATGGGTAGGAGTTATTTTAAGTGCAGAAAATAAGAAACAATTATTTATACCTGAAGGCTTTGCCCATGGTTTTTTTGTGTTGTCAAAAACTGCTGATGTTTTATATAAAACTAATAACTTTTATCAAGGTAAATTCGATCGATCAATTCGTTGGAATGATCCAGATATTGGTATTAATTGGCATTCAAACAAAACTCCTATACTATCAGAAAAAGATCAAAATGCTCCCTTTTTAAAAGAAGCAGAAATTTTTGATTAA
- a CDS encoding type II toxin-antitoxin system HicA family toxin, whose translation MPKLQGVNHLRAVKVFEKLGFRVIRQGKHISMAKNGKVIIIPRSNLINAYTMAGIIKDAGFTINQFQELL comes from the coding sequence ATACCTAAACTTCAAGGAGTTAACCATTTACGAGCAGTCAAAGTTTTTGAAAAATTGGGTTTTCGAGTGATTCGACAAGGTAAACATATTTCCATGGCTAAAAACGGTAAAGTGATTATTATTCCTCGCTCAAATCTCATTAATGCTTATACAATGGCTGGAATAATCAAGGATGCAGGATTTACAATTAATCAGTTTCAAGAGTTACTCTAA
- the ald gene encoding alanine dehydrogenase has protein sequence MKIGVPKEIKDQEFRVGLTPASAKVLIEQNHQVFIEDNGGLGSGFTNEDYEKIGATIVDSETAWNQELIVKVKEPLPSEYQYLNSEQLLFTYLHLAADRSLTEFLLKSGVTAIAYETVQLVDGRLPLLTPMSIIAGRLSVQIGARYLEKQQGGKGVLLGGMPGVAQGNVVILGGGIVGTEAAKIAVGMGTKVTILDVNIDRLSYLETLFGSRVELLYSNSQYIDRSVKNADLLIGAVLITGRKAPILVSRELVKQMTQGSVIMDVAVDQGGCIETLRTTSHSNPSYIEEGVIHLGIPNLPGAVPRTATQALNNNTLPYIIKLANQGIGALKQDASLAQGLNVQYHRLVHPAVQQVFPDLQ, from the coding sequence ATGAAAATAGGTGTCCCTAAAGAAATTAAAGATCAAGAATTTCGAGTTGGTTTAACTCCAGCTAGTGCAAAAGTTCTTATCGAACAAAATCATCAGGTATTTATCGAAGATAATGGCGGTTTAGGTTCGGGTTTTACTAATGAGGATTACGAAAAAATAGGGGCTACTATTGTTGATAGTGAAACCGCATGGAATCAAGAATTAATTGTTAAAGTCAAAGAACCTTTACCCTCAGAATATCAGTATCTTAACTCTGAGCAACTTTTATTTACCTATCTTCATTTAGCTGCCGATCGAAGTTTAACAGAATTTTTGCTCAAAAGTGGCGTAACTGCGATCGCTTACGAGACAGTACAATTAGTAGATGGAAGATTACCCTTGTTAACTCCCATGAGTATCATCGCTGGGAGATTATCGGTACAAATTGGGGCGAGATACCTTGAAAAACAACAGGGCGGAAAAGGTGTTTTATTGGGAGGAATGCCGGGGGTTGCTCAAGGAAATGTGGTAATTTTGGGCGGTGGCATTGTGGGTACAGAAGCCGCTAAAATTGCCGTGGGTATGGGGACAAAAGTTACTATTTTAGATGTGAATATCGATCGACTATCCTACCTCGAAACCCTCTTTGGCTCAAGAGTTGAATTATTGTATAGTAATTCTCAATACATCGATCGAAGTGTCAAAAATGCAGACTTGCTCATCGGTGCAGTATTAATTACAGGAAGAAAAGCCCCCATTCTGGTAAGTCGAGAGTTAGTCAAACAAATGACTCAAGGTTCAGTTATTATGGATGTGGCAGTGGATCAAGGTGGTTGTATTGAAACTTTGCGTACGACTTCCCATAGTAATCCTAGTTATATTGAAGAAGGAGTAATTCATCTAGGTATTCCCAACCTGCCCGGTGCTGTACCTCGTACCGCTACTCAAGCATTAAATAATAATACCTTACCCTATATTATCAAATTGGCAAATCAGGGCATTGGGGCATTAAAACAAGATGCTAGTTTAGCCCAAGGATTAAATGTACAATATCATCGCCTAGTGCATCCTGCTGTACAACAAGTATTTCCTGATTTACAATAA
- the mutL gene encoding DNA mismatch repair endonuclease MutL, whose product MIIKKLPDNVIKLIAAGEVIDSFTAVVRELVENSLDAKASRIVISLYPESWSLQVADNGEGMEEEDLLIAIQPHTTSKITSTDDLSKIQTLGFRGEALHSIAQLADVNITSRVKDSCGWEIITEKTEVTKCYPKAIAVGTIINVSNLFGNIPLRRQVNPEFKKQLKSIQILISELALCHPLVTWQLLVDDKIIFSISGNNNLTKIFPQLLKTVKYSDLEERDITINTPSENSLSYLKLLVGMPDRISRPRNDWVKIGVNGRVVKCAELESVIYSTFHRTLERDRYPLIFVHLQTSPRQIDWNRHPAKAEIYLDNLTFWQEKLRENIEEIFRLTDNNLSTKFENKRVENIFKVAENKAVYHVDNLPINREENKDNLGLIHLQVIAQARNTYILAEHSEGIWLIEQHIAHERILYEQLKNQWEIVALETPIILNKLLSKQVENLTNLNLEIDCFGEDLWAIRSIPKMLLNREDCLDALIELSWGGDLDSAQVSIACRTAIRNGTQLTIAQMQNIVDEWKMTKNPHTCPHGRPIYLSLEESSLYRFFRRHWVLGKSHGI is encoded by the coding sequence ATGATTATCAAAAAACTACCTGACAACGTGATTAAATTAATTGCAGCGGGGGAGGTGATTGATTCCTTTACGGCGGTGGTGAGAGAATTGGTAGAAAATAGTTTGGATGCTAAAGCCAGTCGCATTGTCATTTCTCTTTATCCAGAGTCATGGAGTTTGCAGGTAGCGGATAATGGGGAAGGTATGGAGGAAGAAGATTTACTCATAGCAATTCAACCCCATACCACCAGTAAAATTACTTCTACGGATGATTTGAGTAAAATTCAAACTCTTGGTTTTCGAGGGGAGGCTTTACATAGTATTGCGCAGTTGGCGGATGTTAATATTACCAGTCGTGTTAAGGATAGTTGCGGTTGGGAAATTATCACGGAAAAAACTGAAGTAACTAAATGTTATCCTAAAGCGATCGCCGTGGGGACTATTATTAATGTTAGTAATTTATTCGGAAATATTCCTTTACGAAGACAAGTTAATCCTGAGTTTAAAAAACAACTTAAATCCATACAAATTTTAATTTCTGAATTAGCTTTATGTCATCCTCTCGTTACTTGGCAATTATTAGTTGATGATAAAATAATTTTCTCTATTAGTGGTAATAATAATCTCACAAAAATTTTTCCGCAACTGTTAAAAACTGTCAAATATTCTGACTTAGAAGAAAGAGATATAACGATTAATACTCCTTCTGAAAATAGTCTTTCTTACCTTAAGTTACTGGTGGGAATGCCCGATCGAATTTCTCGTCCTCGCAATGATTGGGTTAAAATAGGTGTAAATGGTAGGGTGGTAAAATGTGCTGAATTGGAGTCGGTTATTTACTCTACTTTTCATCGTACTTTAGAGCGCGATCGTTATCCCTTAATTTTTGTACATTTACAAACATCTCCCCGACAAATTGACTGGAATCGTCACCCTGCTAAGGCAGAAATTTATTTAGATAATCTCACCTTTTGGCAGGAAAAACTTAGAGAAAATATTGAGGAAATTTTTAGGTTAACGGATAATAATTTATCCACAAAATTTGAGAATAAAAGAGTAGAGAATATTTTTAAAGTTGCAGAAAATAAAGCGGTTTATCATGTTGATAATTTACCTATTAATAGAGAAGAAAATAAAGACAATTTAGGATTAATTCATTTACAAGTTATTGCCCAAGCTAGAAATACTTATATTTTAGCAGAACATTCAGAGGGAATTTGGTTAATTGAACAACATATTGCCCACGAAAGAATATTATATGAACAGCTTAAAAATCAATGGGAAATAGTCGCCTTAGAAACTCCAATTATTTTAAATAAATTACTGTCTAAACAGGTAGAAAATTTAACTAATTTAAACTTAGAAATAGATTGTTTTGGGGAAGATTTATGGGCGATTAGAAGTATCCCGAAAATGTTGTTAAATCGAGAGGATTGCTTAGACGCTTTAATCGAATTAAGTTGGGGAGGAGATTTAGATTCGGCTCAAGTTTCGATCGCCTGTCGTACTGCAATTCGTAATGGAACACAACTAACTATTGCGCAGATGCAAAATATCGTTGATGAGTGGAAAATGACAAAAAATCCTCATACTTGTCCCCATGGAAGACCAATTTATTTATCATTAGAAGAATCATCGTTATATCGTTTTTTCCGCCGTCATTGGGTATTAGGAAAAAGTCACGGGATATAA
- a CDS encoding fructosamine kinase family protein → MWTEIIDAIIRQTNSDFELINYRSIGGGCINQAYELKGKNLSYFVKLNSATQVQMFEGESLGLEQMYNTHTIVVPKPICYGISNNHSYLVLEYLNLGRGDARTWQLMGQKLALLHQAKIEKPFGWYINNTIGSTPQINDWMENWADFFAEKRIGYQLKLANRRGGNFKNSQEIIERVRSSLSHHNPSPSLVHGDLWSGNAGFTDKGEATIFDPACYYGDREVDIAMTELFGGFPSAFYDGYNQQWCLDKGYNHRKNIYNLYHILNHFNLFGGSYESQAKRILDNIDYTL, encoded by the coding sequence ATGTGGACAGAAATTATTGACGCAATTATTCGACAGACTAATTCTGATTTTGAATTAATTAATTATCGATCGATCGGCGGGGGGTGTATCAATCAGGCTTACGAACTCAAAGGTAAGAATCTTAGTTACTTTGTTAAGTTAAATAGTGCGACTCAGGTACAAATGTTTGAAGGGGAGTCTTTAGGATTAGAACAAATGTATAATACCCATACGATCGTTGTACCGAAACCGATTTGTTATGGTATCTCGAATAATCATAGTTATCTCGTTTTAGAATACCTTAATTTGGGAAGGGGCGATGCTCGAACGTGGCAATTAATGGGACAAAAACTCGCCTTATTACATCAAGCAAAAATCGAAAAACCTTTCGGATGGTATATTAATAATACCATCGGCTCAACACCACAAATTAATGATTGGATGGAAAACTGGGCAGATTTTTTCGCTGAGAAAAGAATCGGCTATCAACTGAAATTAGCAAATCGCCGAGGAGGTAACTTTAAAAATAGTCAAGAAATTATCGAAAGAGTTCGATCGAGTTTATCTCATCATAACCCATCACCCTCCTTAGTCCATGGTGATTTATGGTCGGGAAATGCAGGATTTACTGACAAGGGAGAGGCTACAATATTTGATCCAGCGTGTTATTATGGCGATCGAGAAGTGGATATTGCCATGACTGAATTATTCGGCGGTTTTCCCTCCGCTTTTTATGATGGATATAATCAACAATGGTGTTTAGATAAAGGTTATAACCACAGAAAAAATATTTATAACCTTTACCATATCCTTAACCACTTTAATTTATTTGGAGGTAGTTACGAATCCCAAGCAAAAAGAATATTGGATAACATCGACTACACCCTCTGA
- a CDS encoding isoprenyl transferase, translated as MSVKQSLVELPLDLDRQRIPRHIAVIMDGNGRWAKNRGFPRIVGHQKGVDALKSLLRCCDDWGIQVLTAYAFSTENWGRPTHEVEFLMTLFERVLRKELAEMMEENVKIRFVGDLTALPSSLQAEIAYSMEKTANNKGIQFNIATNYGSRQEILHACKSIAHQVQQGEISLEDINEELFEKNLYTGEMINPDLLIRTSGEMRLSNFLLWQMAYGEIYVTPTLWPDFNREKFHQALLNYQQRDRRFGKLNNN; from the coding sequence ATGAGTGTCAAGCAAAGTTTAGTAGAATTACCCTTAGATTTAGATCGACAAAGGATTCCTCGTCATATAGCAGTGATTATGGATGGTAACGGACGTTGGGCAAAAAATCGAGGTTTTCCCCGTATTGTCGGACATCAAAAAGGAGTTGATGCCTTAAAAAGTTTACTTCGTTGTTGTGATGATTGGGGTATTCAAGTTTTAACTGCCTACGCTTTTTCTACGGAAAACTGGGGAAGACCTACCCATGAGGTAGAATTTTTAATGACTCTGTTTGAACGGGTATTGCGTAAAGAGTTAGCCGAAATGATGGAAGAAAATGTCAAAATTCGTTTTGTGGGTGATTTAACAGCTTTACCCTCCTCTTTACAAGCTGAAATTGCTTATTCGATGGAAAAAACCGCTAATAATAAAGGTATTCAGTTCAATATCGCCACAAATTATGGTAGTCGTCAAGAAATACTCCACGCTTGTAAATCCATCGCCCATCAGGTACAACAAGGAGAAATTAGTTTAGAAGACATCAACGAAGAATTATTCGAGAAAAATCTTTATACAGGAGAAATGATTAATCCAGATTTATTGATTCGTACTAGCGGAGAAATGCGGTTAAGTAATTTTTTATTGTGGCAAATGGCTTACGGCGAAATTTATGTTACTCCTACTCTTTGGCCTGATTTTAACCGTGAGAAATTTCATCAAGCCTTATTAAATTATCAACAGCGCGATCGACGTTTCGGCAAATTAAATAACAATTAG
- a CDS encoding HAD family hydrolase, protein MTLKALIFDVDGTIAETERDGHRVAFNLAFESEGLPWQWDIETYGKLLEIGGGKERLKHFISHYKPDLPQKQPLDSFIRHLHQAKSRYYAKLLASDAIPLRVGVKRLITSARQEGVRLAIASTASEENVRVLLDTSLGQEMASWFEVICAGDMVEKKKPCPDIYLLALEKLNLSASECLAIEDTNQGLRASFGAGLKTVITINDYSKNQEFYRANLVLNHLGESNLPFKVIKGNTYNKSYFDIELAEKILAEI, encoded by the coding sequence ATGACTTTAAAAGCCTTAATATTTGATGTAGATGGTACAATAGCCGAAACCGAAAGAGACGGACATCGAGTTGCCTTTAACCTTGCCTTTGAGTCGGAAGGGTTGCCTTGGCAATGGGATATAGAAACCTACGGTAAATTATTAGAAATTGGTGGAGGAAAAGAACGCCTAAAACACTTTATAAGCCACTATAAACCAGATTTACCTCAAAAACAACCTTTAGATAGCTTTATTCGCCATTTACACCAAGCAAAGAGTCGCTATTACGCTAAATTATTAGCTAGTGATGCTATCCCTTTAAGGGTTGGGGTAAAAAGACTAATTACATCTGCTCGTCAAGAAGGAGTCAGACTTGCGATCGCATCTACCGCATCAGAAGAAAATGTGAGGGTATTATTAGATACAAGTTTAGGGCAAGAAATGGCTTCATGGTTTGAAGTTATTTGTGCTGGGGATATGGTAGAAAAGAAAAAACCCTGCCCTGATATTTATTTATTAGCATTAGAAAAACTTAATCTTTCTGCTTCTGAATGTTTAGCGATCGAAGATACCAATCAAGGACTCAGAGCCAGTTTTGGAGCTGGTTTAAAAACTGTTATTACCATCAATGATTATAGTAAAAATCAGGAGTTTTATCGAGCAAATTTAGTATTAAATCACCTAGGAGAATCTAATTTACCCTTTAAGGTAATTAAGGGAAATACTTATAATAAATCTTATTTTGATATTGAATTAGCCGAAAAAATTTTAGCTGAAATTTAA
- a CDS encoding ABC transporter ATP-binding protein encodes MASFKDLIKYYDRYKLAVILSIGASGLFELIDLIVPYLIGQILNIISGQSLDKFLREIVEQVGNFVNINPDEKNLSLTVLITIIFFITVVRAPIQPWVGSWYHWEIALKSRRDSSQKVIEKILTLPLSFYDENNPGRIAGRVARGIANHTWTYPEIAGQLLPKLIRILGIFFIILLLEKWIAIGFILSFSLILFFTLIHLKKLIQKEQLLDIHIENTESRTSEIITNIKTVKAFATESQELIRQNKRLNREYQVVINRIHLGYVKLATWSRTMVQLSLFLVFLFILIPTLKQEVSLGHFITIYTVASMAYAELEPISTLSETFARRYASMIRFHEFMNLPNGEDASSLIPPHISQINYKFTGKLELKNISFSYHLERHVLNNINILINPYETVALVGKSGSGKSTLVKLLLRYFEPLNGEILIDGMNIRHLDIGGYRRRLAIVHQEVDMFNGTILDNLIYGNSNVTIEEIKQACAVARVDEFINELPDKYNTVVGERGVRLSGGQKQRLGIARALIMNPDILIFDEATSSLDYESEREIQKAMDSIFGTRTTIIIAHRLSTIRSADKIIVLDQGSIAEIGSHEELLKQQGIYHRLHSLQESGELY; translated from the coding sequence ATGGCTTCTTTTAAAGATTTAATTAAATATTACGATCGATATAAACTAGCAGTTATTTTAAGTATAGGAGCATCAGGATTATTTGAATTAATAGATTTAATCGTACCCTATTTAATTGGTCAAATTTTAAATATTATCTCAGGACAATCTTTAGATAAATTTCTAAGAGAAATAGTAGAGCAAGTGGGTAATTTTGTCAATATAAACCCCGATGAAAAAAATTTATCCTTGACAGTGTTAATCACAATTATATTTTTTATTACCGTAGTCAGAGCGCCAATTCAACCTTGGGTTGGTTCGTGGTATCATTGGGAAATTGCTTTAAAATCTAGGCGTGATTCCTCTCAAAAAGTGATTGAAAAAATCCTCACTTTACCCCTAAGTTTTTATGACGAAAATAACCCCGGTAGAATTGCGGGGAGAGTCGCTAGAGGTATCGCCAATCATACATGGACATACCCCGAAATCGCAGGGCAATTACTACCTAAATTAATCAGAATTTTAGGGATATTTTTTATTATTTTATTATTGGAAAAATGGATTGCCATCGGCTTTATTTTATCTTTTAGTTTAATTCTATTTTTCACTTTAATACATCTAAAAAAATTAATTCAAAAAGAACAATTATTAGATATTCATATCGAAAATACTGAAAGTCGAACATCAGAAATTATTACTAATATCAAAACTGTCAAGGCTTTTGCCACAGAATCTCAGGAATTAATCAGACAAAATAAACGCTTAAATAGAGAATATCAAGTAGTTATTAATCGTATTCATTTAGGCTATGTAAAACTAGCGACATGGTCAAGAACAATGGTACAATTATCTTTATTTTTAGTATTTTTATTCATCTTAATTCCTACCCTTAAACAAGAGGTTTCTTTAGGACATTTTATCACTATTTATACTGTGGCAAGTATGGCTTATGCCGAGTTAGAACCTATTAGTACTTTGTCAGAAACCTTCGCTCGTCGCTATGCTTCGATGATTCGTTTTCATGAATTTATGAATCTACCGAATGGAGAGGATGCTTCTAGTTTAATTCCTCCCCATATTTCTCAGATTAATTACAAATTTACTGGTAAATTAGAGCTAAAAAATATCTCTTTTAGTTATCATCTTGAACGCCATGTTTTAAACAATATTAATATCTTAATTAATCCCTATGAAACTGTCGCTTTAGTAGGCAAATCTGGTTCGGGAAAATCAACTTTAGTTAAACTATTATTAAGATATTTTGAACCTTTAAATGGCGAAATTTTAATCGATGGCATGAATATTCGTCATCTCGATATTGGCGGTTATCGTCGTCGTTTAGCCATCGTACATCAAGAAGTTGATATGTTTAACGGCACTATTCTTGATAATTTGATCTATGGTAACTCTAATGTTACGATCGAGGAAATAAAACAGGCTTGTGCTGTGGCAAGGGTGGATGAATTTATTAATGAATTGCCTGATAAATATAATACTGTAGTAGGAGAGCGAGGTGTCAGATTATCGGGAGGGCAAAAACAGCGTTTAGGTATCGCTAGGGCGTTGATTATGAATCCTGATATACTGATTTTCGATGAGGCAACCTCCAGCCTTGACTATGAATCTGAAAGGGAAATTCAGAAGGCTATGGACTCTATTTTTGGTACTCGTACTACAATAATTATTGCCCACCGTTTGAGTACGATTCGATCGGCAGATAAGATTATAGTACTAGATCAAGGTTCGATCGCCGAAATAGGTAGCCATGAAGAATTATTAAAACAACAAGGCATTTATCACCGATTACATTCTTTGCAGGAAAGTGGAGAATTATATTAA